The Besnoitia besnoiti strain Bb-Ger1 chromosome Unknown contig00050, whole genome shotgun sequence DNA segment cttttatcggtgtgctctcaatctaaattcatcttataactttggtttcttagttgcaattacctttgtactccaaataattacaggtatcactttagcgttccgatatacttctgaagcatcttgtgcatttgctagtgttcaacatctagttagagaggtagcagcaggatgggaatttaggatgttgcatgcaacaactgcttctttcgtcttcttgtgtatcttaatacacatgtctcgaggtatgtataactccagctatagttatttaactactgcttggatgtctggtttagttttatatctacttactatagccactgctttcctcggttatgtactaccatggggacagatgagtttctggggtgctacagtcattactaatctcctttctccaataccatatttagtaccttggttactcggtggatactatgtatctgatgtaacattaaaacgattctttgtattgcactttatattaccttttgtaggttgcattctaattgtattacacatcttctatttacatttaaatggttctagtaaccctgcaggtattgattccgcacttaaagtagccttctatcctcatatgttaatgaccgatgctaaatgtctatcctatctaattggtttaattttcttacaaacggcttttggtttgattgaattatcgcacccagataactccataccagtgaaccggtttgtaactccgcttcatatcgtacctgaatggtactttttagcatattatgcggtgttaaaagtaatcccatccaaaaccggtggtttgttagtatttatgttatcaacatgtcaatgaaatatcaacaacgatgaaacttatttggttaacataacaacatagaaggtaaagctggattacgttcaaactttacactggatacgtttcaatgttaacttactaaataccatgggagcgaagagaatctaatatgtaactccgttcatggaaatcaaaagagctttcactgattgtatttatgaaacgtgattagttcacctagccaacacgatccggttgtttgggaataatatccctatttaagggattgatatgtgctacaataacacagtcggtacgaagtcgaaacaaggtagttgatggtgaaccagtggctgaacaaacctttttattgattatgctgactttagtcccgagaaactacagttctgcttaaactgaggagtcaagtaggtacaaaccgtacaaggattaattatgtccatctgtgcatctaagttgagactatcggttatatattttagacgctaacttcccggctaaactttgacttattaaaccagcctgggatcataaaagtactatgtatggtaagattgagcgtggactatcgaatgaaacaatgtgctccaacgctagtctaagtctctaacataccttttacctacaactgtacggaacgtaacaaacctccaggcaaagaacttggtattctgttctaattccccgtggtaaacacagtcaacgaatggcggaaggagcattcatatgttatgcagtgtcttaggagagatactctagatttagcattcatctacagctacggtaactgttgtgtttaaatagcggttaacctttccttttccttacgtactcagggcatgcaataccaatcagataacaactgaagctagactccatgttacacttactaaaatgggattcctaggttgatataaactacctttttctggggagtatatactacgagttggactactggtttagatcttgaaggtctttgtttaccggatccaagttctcttgtgcttttcatgaccatcatgttaagtgcattaagtatagtggtatccagcgtatatttgaaaaaccaacatttgtatacaagctgtacgaatatcatgacattcactttggtagtcgccttcttaatgttagtctgtacggaatacacggatcggattcttgttggcctggcacctgtttagtaactggatgaacgctttttacgcctggtatgcatggataatactcgactcttctatagtttaaccgctactgctgggactgtatattatgtacttacggtagtactatcaagcctcttcttccaaatagatttcatggaaaacctaaaattcgcatgtttgattgacatttagccgctaatatacaatcatccaagatatatttatctatcgcaggttcggtctaatgtcccgttatactatatagatcacatggcttctggtactttgagatcatgctaacggcgagaagggaagtgtgtttcaaagaaaagggatgtttagccgggaagttagcgtctaaaatatataaccgatagtctcaacttagatgcacagatggacataattaatccttgtacggtttgtacctacttgactcctcagtttaagcagaactg contains these protein-coding regions:
- a CDS encoding uncharacterized protein (encoded by transcript BESB_064030), with amino-acid sequence MCYNNTVGITLAFRYTSEASCAFASVQHLVREVAAGWEFRMLHATTASFVFLCILIHMSRGMYNSSYSYLTTAWMSGLVLYLLTIATAFLGYVLPWGQMSFWGATVITNLLSPIPYLVPWLLGGYYVSDVTLKRFFVLHFILPFVGCILIVLHIFYLHLNGSSNPAGIDSALKVAFYPHMLMTDAKCLSYLIGLIFLQTAFGLIELSHPDNSIPVNRFVTPLHIVPEWYFLAYYAVLKVIPSKTGGLLVFMLSTCQ